CGTCTGTGATCTCCTGCACATCCGGGAAAATGAGATACACGTCCTGGGTGGTCTGGGACCTCTCACTCTCTGCCGCCTTTGGCCGTCCGATCTCTTTTCTGACCTTCCAGGTCTTCCCGCCGATCCCAAGGGTATCGCCCTCCCAGCTTCCCCGGGAATCGTAAACCAGAACCTCCCCTTCTTCCAGGGTCTCCTGGCTTCCTTCCATCTGGTTATAATCTTCCAGAGGGATCATGTAGGCTTCGCTTATTTCTGCCATGCTGAAATCCGCGTCCGGCCCCGGCGTCGCTTCCAGCACATCTCCTTCTCTGAGGACCGCCGTTTCCCCCACGTGGTGAGCGATCTCCCGGCTGAGCGTCACTTCATATTCCGCCGTCACATCCTGCAGGATTTCCTGCAGATCCTGTTCCTTCCCGGCGTCCGCGGCCATCCTTACGGAAATCTCTCTGGGGAACCGGGTGTGCAGCACATCCTCCATCCCCGCGTACAGAGACACCGTACTGGAGATCACCACCAGCACCATGGTGCTTAAGATACAGATGTTGGCAAGCCCCACGCCGTTTTGCTTCATCCGGTAGATCATCCCGGAGACCGTGGTAAAATGGCTGGGCTGATAGTAAAAGCTTTTCCGCTTCTTCAGAAATTTCAAAAGGGCGATGCTGCCCGCCACAAAAAGGGCATAAGTCCCGATGATCACGCAGATCACCGCCACGAAGAAGGTCTGCAGGGCTTCCAGCGGCTCTTTGGTGATCACCGCCAGATAATAGCCGATCCCCACCATGACCACACCCAAAATAGCGAGAAGCCACCGGGTCCTGGGCTCTTTCTCCCCCTGGTTCCCACCCCGGAGAAGCTCCACCGGCCGGGCTTTACGGATCTGCAGCAAATTATAGGCAAGGGTCATGGCGAAAATCGCAAGAAACAGCGCCAGAGTCTGGACCATGGCCGCCGGAGACACCGCAAAGGACATCCCCACGTCATAGTGCAGGATCTTCAAAAGCAGCAGATACATCAGTTTCCCAAATACGATTCCCAGCACCAGGCCTGATCCGATGCTCGCAAGCGCCGTAAGAAGGGTCTCCAGGCAAAGCATTTTCCCGATATGCCGCTTCCCCATGCCCAGGATGTTGTAGACTCCGATCTCCTTCTTCCTGCGCTTGATGAGAAAGCTGTTGGTGTAGAAAAGGAAGATCACAGAGAAAAGCGCCATGACTCCCGCCCCAAGACCCAGGCAGGTGTTCAAAGGGCCGTCCTTTGGAATACTTTCGCTGCGGCAGAGGGCCCCGATGATGTAGTACATCATCACCGTCAGCGCTCCGGTGAGCAGGTAGGGAAGATAGGTCTTCCGGTTATTTCTCAGATTGGTCAGGGCCAGTCTGCCATAGATGGAACTACTCACCCCTCTCACCTCCCGTTGTCAGCACCGTCAGCGTGTCCGCGATCTTCTGGTACATCTGCTCGTTGGTAAGATTTCCCCGGTACAGCTGGTGGAACACGATGCCGTCCTTGATGAACAGCACCCGCCTGGCGCTGCTGGCCGCCTTCACACTGTGGGTCACCATCAGGATGGTCTGCCCGTCCTGGTTGATGGCGGCAAACAGCCGCAAAAGCTCCTCCGCCGCCCGGGAATCCAGCGCCCCTGTAGGCTCGTCCGCCAGGATCAGCTGAGGCCGTGTGATCAGCGCCCGGGCGATAGCCGCCCGCTGCTTCTGCCCGCCGGAGACTTCGTAGGGGTATTTCTCCAGGATCCCCTGGATCCCAAGCCGCTGGGCGATGGGAACAAGCCTTTTCTCCATCTCCGGGTATTTCCTGCCGGAAAGCACCAGCGGCAGGAAGATATTATCCTTAAGAGAAAACGTATCCAGAAGATTAAAGTCCTGAAACACGAACCCCAGATTCTGCCGGCGGAACGCGGCGATCTCTTTCTCCTTCACTCCCGAAAGATCCCTCCCCTTCAGGTAGACCTTCCCGCCGGTGGGCCGGTCCAGGGCCGCCAGGATATTCAAAAGAGTGGTCTTGCCGGAGCCCGACTCCCCCATGATAGCCACATATTCCCTGGGCTCCACAGAGAACGTCACGTCCCGCAGGGCCTCCACCTGATTGCCGCCAAACCGGGTGGTATAGATCTTCTTTACATTTTTCACATCCAGTAATGCCATATTTCTTCCGTCCTTTCCTTGCTGATTTCTCTTTACAAGGCCATTATAGAAAAAGGGAAAATGTACTGCCATCGATTTGGATTACATTTTCCCTTCTAATCTTACAAAACTGTACGGTTCCTATTCCGGGCGAAGCTCCTCCCGCTCCAGATTAAGTAGGACTTTCGTCCCCCGTCCCACCTCCGAATGGATCCGGATCTTATGTCCCAGCCGGTCCAGCACGGACTTGCAAAGATACAGGCCGATCCCGGTGGATTTCTTATCCCGGCGCCCGTTGTAGCCGGTAAATCCTTTCTCAAACACCCGGGGCAGGTCCTCCGGGGAAATGCCAATACCCGTATCCCGGATCGCCAGCTCGTCCCCCTCCATGTAAATGGAAATACTCCCTTCCTTCGTGTATTTCAGGGCGTTGGACAGGATCTGTTCCAGCACGAAGACCAGCCATTTCTCATCGGTGAGGACGGTCCGCCCGGTCTCCGTGAAGTCAAGCCGGATCCTCTTCAGGATAAACATCCGGGAATATTTGCGCACCGCCTGGCGGATCACATCGTCCAGAGAATACTCCCGGAAATCCAGGTCCGAAGACATCTCCTCCATTCGGAGGTAAGCCAGGACCATCTCCACATACTGCTCGATCTTAAAGACCTCCAGCTTCATTTCCCGGATAAAGGCAGCGTCCTGCTCTTCTTCCTCCTCCCGGGACTGAAGCAAAAGCCTTGCCGCCGCAATGGGCGTCTTGATCTGATGGGCCCACAGCCCATAGTAATCTACCAGCTCCTGCCGGGAAATGCGCCCCTTTGACTCCACTTCCAGCTTCTCCTCATAAAGCCGGCGCAGCAGCTCCTGATAATCCTCCTCGATGAGCGTCGCCGGCTCCGGAAGGCCGTCAAGCTCGGTCAGGATCTTCCGCTCACTCTCCAGAATCGTCTGATGGCGCCGGTAATACCGGGCAAACCCCACGCCGCCGTAGACAAGCACCCACACAAAGGTTAGGAGAAAGGCGTAGCGCACCGCCTCCAGCGGGATCCCGTAGAGATAAAAGACCACCAGAAAAACACCGACGAAACCGGCATACAGACAGATATTTTTGATATGTTCCCTGCAAAATCTTCCCAGTATCCTGATCATTCTTCCTGCCCTTTCAGAAAATAGCCGATCCCCTTCCTGGTCCGGATCAGATCTCTTGCCCCCAGGCTTTCCAGCTTCCTGCGAAGCCTGGCCACGTTGACGGTCAGGGTGTTGTCGTCGATAAACTCGTCGCTCTCCCACAGTCTTGCGATGATCTCATCCCTGGGAACGATCTTCTCCGCATTCTCCATCAGGATCTGCAGGATGCGGAACTCATTTTTGGTAAGCTCCAGCCGCTCCCCGCCAAACTCCACGGTGGCGTCCCCCAGATTCAGCGCCAAGCCCCCGTACTCCATCCGGTTCACCACTCCCTGGAGGGAATAGGCCCGGCGCAGCACCGCCTGCACCTTGGCGGTCACCACCCCCAGGTCAAACGGCTTTTCAATAAACTCATCCCCGCCCATATTCATGGCCATAACGATATTCATGTTGTCATTGGCGGAAGACAGAAAAATGACCGGCACATTGGAAGTCCTGCGGATCTCCTGACACCAGTAGAACCCATTATAAAAAGGCAGCATGATATCCAGAAGCACCAACTGCGGGTCAAAGCTTCGGAACTCGTCCATCACATTTTTAAAATCTTCCACACATGCCACCTGGTAATCCCACCGCCCCAGATGGGCGGCCAGCGCCCCGGCGATGGTCCGGTCGTCTTCTACGATCAGGATCCGGTACATTTTTTTCCACCTCCTGCCGGTACAATTCAGCCAAATTTGTCTCTATGGTACCGATTTCTCCCTCATTTGTCAAATGCAAATACGAAGGAGCCCGGTTCCCGATCCCTCCGGCTAGTGGAAGGAGTGGGCCCCGATCCTTTTTCCCTGGCTTCCCTGATCAAAATACAGACAGTCTCCGATGGGACTCTGCCCTGCCAGCGCGTCCTTTGCCGCCTGCAGGGCAGAGTCTGTGTACCCCTGGCTTGCAACCACCCGGTCCAGCCAGCCGCTTCCCGCCGGCGTAAACTGCCCCTTCTGATAGATCACCTCCCGCACCGTGTCCGGGAAAGCGTCGCTTCGCACCCGGTTCATCACCACCGCACCCACCGCCACCTGGCCTTCATAAGGCTGATTTCCCGCCTCGCAGAAAATGATAGACGCCAGAAGCTTTAAGGTGCTGTCTGAATACTCCACCCCTTCCCCAACGTTCGCGCTTGCCTTCGCCGCAGCGAACACTTCCTTTGCCGCAACACTTTCTCCCGCCTCCGTCACCGTCCCGGAAGACGCAAGAAGCTGCCTGCAGGCAGCAGGCCCGGAAAGATTCCCCTCCAAAAGAACATCCTGCGCCTGGCCCAAAGTCTCCAGAACGATCACCTCATCCGCCCTGGAAGGATAAAAAAGCTCTGTCCGCTGGGCAAAACCCGCCGTAGATAACACCCCGGCTGAAAACAACAAAAAAGCGGCATACCTTTTCCCACGTTTCCCCGTCATATTCCTGAACCTCCTGCCCACTCCCCGCATACGCCGGAAGTATCCTTCCATAGAAGTATATTCAAAAGTTTCAATTCTATTACAAATATTACAGAATTGTTACACTTCAAAAAGGTACAGGGCAAATTGCATTTTGGTACACCCCTTCGCGCATTTTGGTACACCCCGAAACGTAATTCAGGACGTAGCCTTTTTGCAAAAGGCTACGTCCTGAATTTAAAATAAAAAATTAAATCTTCGCAATATCGATCAACGTCAGTTTCTTGATATCTGTATTCTCCAGACTGGTGATCAGCGCTTCCGCGGTATCGATGGCGGTCAGCACGTTAACGCCGGTCTCGATGGCGTTGCGCCGGATCAGGAATCCGTCTCTGGCCCGCTCAGCCCCCTGAGGCGGGGTGTCGATGACCAGATCGATCTTATGGCCCAGGATCAGGTCCATAAGGTTGGGCGACTCCTGCTCGATCTTATTGACCGTGTTCACCTTCACTCCGGCGTCACGAAGAGCGTCCGCCGTGCCTTTGGTGGCGAAGATCCGGTAGCCGATGTCGGCGAACCGCCGTCCGATCTCCACTGCCTCGGGCTTATCTGCATCCCGCACGGTCATGATCATATTCTTGTGCTTGGGAAGCTTGATCCCGGCACCCAGGAAGGCTTTGTAGAGGGCCTCGTCAAAGGTCCTGGCAATCCCTAAGCACTCGCCGGTGGACTTCATCTCCGGTCCCAGGCTGATATCCGCCCCCCGGATCTTCTCAAAGGAGAATACCGGCATCTTGATGGCGAAATACTCTGCTTCCTTCTGCAGTCCCGGCGTATATCCCATGTCTTTGAGCTTGTGGCCCATGATCACCTTAGCCGCCAGCGGCACGATGGGGATCCCTGTCACTTTGCTGATGTAAGGCACGGTACGGCTGGACCGGGGATTGACCTCGATCACGTACACGTCCTCGCCGCATACGATGAACTGGATATTGATCAGTCCGATCACGTGGAGGGACATGGCCAGCCTCCGGGTATATTCCTCAATGGTCTTCTTCGTCTTCTCGGAAATGCTCTTGGCCGGATATACGGAGATACTGTCGCCGGAGTGGATCCCCGCCCGCTCGATATGCTCCATGATACCCGGGATCACAATATCCTCACCGTCGCAGACCGCGTCTACCTCGATCTCCTTGCCCTGGAGGTACTTGTCCACCAGGATGGGGTGATCCTGAGCGATCCGGTTGATGATCCCGATAAACTCATCGATGTCGTGGTCGTTGATGGCGATCTGCATGCCCTGGCCGCCCAGCACGTAGGAGGGCCGCACCAGCACCGGATAACCCAGCCGGTTGGCCACTTCCTTGGCCTCCTCCGCGGTAAATACCGTTCCGCCGGTAGGTCTTGGGATCTCGCATTTCTCCAGGATCTCGTCGAACAGCTCCCGGTCCTCGGCAGCGTCCACATTCTCCGCAGAAGTTCCCAAAATTGGCACACCCATCTTCATCAGGGCTTCCGTCAACTTGATGGCCGTCTGTCCGCCAAACTGCACCACCGCTCCGTCCGGCTTCTCCAGATCCACAATGCTCTCCACATCCTCCGGAGTCAGAGGCTCAAAATACAGTTTATCCGCAATATCGAAGTCCGTACTTACGGTCTCCGGGTTGTTGTTGATGATAATGGTCTCATATCCTTCTTTGGCAAATGCCCAGGTACAGTGAACCGAGCAGAAATCGAACTCGATCCCCTGGCCGATCCGGATGGGGCCGGAGCCAAGCACCAGCACCTTCTTCCGGTCTCTGGTCTCCTCCACCTCATTGACACTGCCGTAGACAGAATAATAGTAAGGCGTCTCTGCCGCGAACTCCGCCGCGCAGGTGTCTACCATCTTATAAGCCGCATGGATCCCGTACTCATGGCGCATATCATGGATCTGGCGCTCCGTGTTGCCGGTCAGCCTTGCGATCACATTATCCGGAAATTCCATCCGCTTGGCCTCTGCCAGAAGCTCCCGGCTAAGAGGCGTATTCTGCAGCTTCTGCTCCATTTCCACCAGAATGGCGATCTTGTCGATGAACCACAGGTCGATCTTGGTGATCTCATGGATCTCTTCATAGGAAATGCCCTGGCGGAGAGCCTCCGCGATCTTCCAGATCCGGCGGTCGTCCACCACCGCCAGGTCTTCCAGCAGCTCCTCCCGGGAAAGGTGGGAGAAATCATAGGACATCAGGCTGTCCACATGCTGCTCCAGGGAACGGATGGCCTTCATCAGCGCTCCCTCGAAATTATCGCAGATACTCATCACCTCGCCGGTGGCTTTCATCTGGGTGGTCAGGGTCCGCTTAGCGCTGATAAATTTATCAAAGGGAAGCCGCGGGATCTTTACCACACAGTAGTCCAGCATAGGCTCGAAGCTTGCGTAGGTCTTCTTGGTCACTGCGTTCTTGATCTCATCCAGGGTATATCCCAGGGCGATCTTAGCCGCCACCTTGGCGATGGGGTAACCGGTCGCTTTGGAAGCCAGCGCGGAAGACCGGCTGACACGGGGATTTACCTCGATCACACAGTATTCAAAGGTCTCCGGATGAAGGGCGTACTGCACGTTACAGCCTCCGGTGATATTCAGCTCGCTGATGATGTTAAGAGCGGAGGTCCGCAGCATCTGGTACTCCTTGTCCCCCAGTGTCTGGGAAGGAGCCACAACGATACTGTCGCCGGTGTGCACGCCTACCGGGTCGATATTTTCCATATTACATACGGTGATACAGTTGCCCTTGCTGTCCCGCATCACCTCATACTCGATCTCTTTCCATCCGGCGATACACCGCTCTACCAGCACCTGCCCCACACGGGAAAGCCTGAGACCGTTCTCCAGGATCTCCACAAGCTCATGCCGGTTATTGGCGATACCGCCGCCGCTTCCTCCCAGGGTATAGGCCGGACGCAGCACCACCGGATATCCGATCTTCTCGGCGAACTTCACGCCGTCTTCCACCGTCTCTACTACAAGAGAAGCCGCCACCGGCTCTCCAATCTTCTCCATGGTGGACTTGAACTCCAGACGGTCCTCCGCCTTCTTGATAGTCTCAGCCGTGGTTCCGATCAGCCGCACGTTGTTTCTCTTTAAGAATCCATTTTCCTCCAGCTCCATGGCCAGATTGAGGCCCGCCTGGCCTCCCAGGGTCGGGAGCACGCTGTCCGGCTTCTCCTTTAAGATCAGCTGCTCTACCACTTCTACCGTCAGCGGTTCAATATATACCCGGTCCGCGATGTCCTTGTCAGTCATGATGGTGGCCGGATTGGAGTTTAAGAGCACTACTTCCAGCCCCTCCTCCTTCAGGGAGCGGCAGGCCTGGGTTCCCGCGTAGTCGAATTCCGCCGCCTGGCCGATGACGATCGGACCTGAGCCGATCACCAAAACCTTCTTGATCTCTTTCTGTCTGGGCATGTTTAAACTCCTTTCATCATATCCATAAACCGGTCAAACAGGTATCCGGAATCCTGGGGCCCCGGACACGCCTCCGGGTGGAACTGAACGGTGAAGATCCGTTTCCCCACATAGGACAGTCCCTCGTTGGTCCCGTCGTTGACATTGACAAATGCCTCCTGGGCCACAGACGGATCCAGGGTGGAAGCGTCCACCGCGTACCCGTGATTCTGAGAAGAAATATAAACTCTTCCGGTGCTCAGATCCTTCACCGGATGATTGCCTCCCCGGTGGCCGTATTTCAATTTATAAGTCTTTCCGCCCCGGGCCAGAGCCATCAGCTGATGTCCCAGGCAGATCGCGAAGATCGGAATGTCTGTCTCATAGAGCTTGCCCACTTCCCGGATGATGGAGACACAGTCTGACGGATCTCCAGGGCCGTTGGAAAGCATGATCCCGTCGGGATTGCTCTTGATGATCTCCTCTGCGGAGGTATCCGCCGGGTAAACCGTCACCTGGCAGCCCCGCTGCTGAAGGGAGCGGACGATATTGTTCTTGGCGCCAAAATCCATCAGCGCGACCTTGGGCCCGTTCCCCGGGAGTACCGACGCTTCCTGACAGGTCACCTTGGACACCACATCTCCTACCCGGTAAGCTTTCAGTCTGGGGATCACTTCCTCAAGATCAAAGTCCTCCCTGGTGGTGATCATTCCGTTCATGGTTCCCTTCTCTCTCAGGATCTTGGTCAGCGCCCGTGTATCAATCCCGGCGATCCCCGGTATATCCTGCTCTTTCAGGAAATCCTGGATGCTTCCCTCACAGCGGAAATTGCTGGGCATCCGGGACAGCTCCCGCACGATGTATCCGTCCGGCCACGCCCGCTTGGACTCCATGTCCGGCGTAACACCGTAGTTCCCGATCAGCGGATAGGTCATTACCACTGCCTGTCCCGCGTAAGACGGGTCTGTAAGCACTTCCAGATAACCTGTCATGGACGTGTTGAACACGATCTCGCTGATCACTTCCCGCTGGGAACCAATACTGGTTCCGGTGAAGACGGTGCCGTCTTCCAAGATAAGAAATGCATTCATATTTTACGTCTTTCCTCCCTGATTGTATTGGCAGATTGCCGCAAAAAAAGCAGTTCGCGCAAACACGAAACCGCCTCTGTTCCCAGAATCCATCCTGCCGACAAATTCACGTCTGCCTAAATTGTAAAAATTATACTACAAAAGAAAAACCATTTCAAGATTTTCTTGAAAAACAGTTCCAACAGAACCAGTTCCGCCATGACCCTGTCCGGGAAAGAAGTCATGCTTGCATGAACTTCTGACCGGGCCGGGGCATGAGCGGAGCGCCAGACAATGAGCAAAACCTGCTGCGCAGGCAGCAGATGAGCCCCGTCAGGGGCGGGTTTTGCGAATGTCCGGCTGGCGCGGGCGGAACGTTCGCCGGGGCACAGGCGAATGTCCGGCTGGCGCGGGCGGAACGCTTCGCCCGCGCCAGCCGTCCTACCCCACGTACCACCTCCACAGCGCCTCTCCCCACCAGCAGGCGATCCCCATCCCCGCCGCAAGAAAAGGCCCAAACGGGATCTCCTCCCTGCCGCTCCGGCGGCGCAGCACGCAGGATCCCCCTGCCAGAAGTACACTGAGCACAAAAGCCACAGCCGTCCCCGCCGGTCCCAGGAAGATCCCGCCGGCAGCCAGAAACTTCACATCCCCGCCGCCGAAAGCCCCGGGCCAGACCAGGAGAAGAAGAAGGAAGATCCCGGCGCCCGCAAGGGCGCCAAGTGCCCCTTCTCCCAGGACCGCAAGCACTCCCCCGGATCCCCCAAGAGCCTTCCACACTCTCGCAGCCAGACCAAGGACTGCCAGCGCCTTTATAACCCCATCCGGGAGCCTTCGCTCCTTCCCGTCCGTCCAAGCCGCCGCTGCCGCAAGACAGCAGAACCCCAGGTTCAGACAATACCTTTCAAACTCCATATCCTTTTCTTATTCGTACTGCCAGTAGATGGTGATCTTGTTCTGGCTCTCCTGGTCCAGATAGCGGTAATGCACCTCTGTAAGATCATACCACCTTCCCAGATTGTCCGCCGCCCGTTTGATCAGATCACCCAGGATCCCTTCCCTGGCCTGCTCATAGATCTTCTCATCCGAGAATTTGAACACGGAAGGATTGCCTCCCTCCGAGATCACCTGATTCATTTTCTTCAGGATCTCTTCCCTGTCATAGTCCGTATAATACATTCCATTTACCACATAGTAGTTCCAGTCCATGCTGGTACATCTGGGAAGCTCCACATCCCCGTCCGGAGTGTGGGTCCGGAACAGCTCCTCCTCACTGCAGCACAGGTAATCATAATTGATATAGCCCTGCTGCTCCTCTCCTTCTTCCGACTGGAACACCGGGTCGCCCCAGGTGGTATCCACGTAATAATAATCTCCCTCACAGAGCACCAGATTCCAGGCGTGGCTCTCCCCCTCCCTGGTCTCTCCGGTCACATAGGTACAGAAGACCCCCAACTGCTCCAGAAGGTACTGGGTGGCCTTGGCATAGCCTGCGCACACAGACTGCCGGTTCACCAGCACACTGTAAATATTCTGGCCGTCCGGAGCCTCCTCCTTATACTCCACCTGATCTACAATGGTCTCATACACGTACTGGATCTTCTCAAAATCCCCGGCCTCCCCCGGCGCCCCGGCAAGCCACTCCCGGGTTTCTTCCCGGATCTCCTGCTCCCGTTCTTTTTGTTCTTCCACTCCGCAGAGATAACGGGGCTCCAGCACCGTATAAGGATCCCCGCCGGAGTAAGCGGTGGCTGTCACCCGCCCGTCGCACCAGAAGATCTCCGGGAAATCCTTCAGCACCAGGGCAAAGAGCTCATTGGCCCTCTCGGCCCTCTCACAGTGGACATAGATCTCCTCCTGGTGCTCCCTGAGTCCTTCTAACACTTCCTGGTAAGCCTTCTGATCCCCCTCCGGGATCTGCCTGTAGTAATATTTGTCCCCAAGGCTTCCCTCTTCCAGGGAGACCTGCTGATAGGGCACCTCTTCCTCCTGTACGAGAAGCGCTCCAAAAAACCCTTCCCCTTCCTGCCAGACAAAAAACAACACGGCGCCAAGAAGGACTGTAGCAAGAACTGTCAGCCCCGCCACGGTAAAACAGCTTTTCTTCCTTCTCCTCGGTCTTCGCCTCATGTCGACTCCTTTCGGCTCTTTTCTACATTATAAATCCCGGGTATGGTTTTCTCAATACCGGGCACCCTTTTCCTCCTCCCGCATAGGATAAGGGGAAGAGATTTTTTCTGAGGTGTTTCATGAACGGAACCAATCCTTCTTTGACAGAGGCCTCCGCACGCGGGCGCCTGAAGGTGAATGTCGTCTCCCAGGCCACTTCCCGGCCCGTCCCGGAAGCCAAAGTCTCCATCTCCTATACCGGCGTCCCGGACAGCCTGGTGGAACAGCTTAGCACAGACTCCTCCGGCCAGACTTCCTCCCTGGAGCTGGAGGCCCCGCCTCTGGAATACAGCCTGGAAGAATCCAGTGAACAGCAACCCTACGCGGAATACACCATCCAGGTGGAGGCGCCGGGTTATGAGCCCATCAGCGTGGCAGGCGCGGAGATCCTCCCGGACGTCACCGCCCTCCAGAACATCGCCCTCCCTCCCCGGTCCGGTTCCGACCCCGCCGGTGAAGTATTTGTCATTCCCGCACATACATTATATGGGTCCTACCCTGCCAAAATACCTGAGAGCGAGATCAAGCCCGTCACCGAGACCGGCGAGATCGTCTTAAGCCGGGTGGTTGTCCCGGAATACATTGTGGTCCACGACGGAAGTCCCCGGGATTCCACTGCCAGGGATTACTATGTCCGCTACAAGGACTACATCAAAAATGTAGCCTCCAGCGAGATCTACGCCACCTGGCCTGCGGAGACCATCCGGGCAAATGTGCTGGCCATCATGTCCTTTACCTTAAACAGAGTATACACCGAATGGTACCGGAACATGGGCTATGATTTCACCATCACTTCCTCCACCGCCTTTGACCACAAATGGATCCCGGAGCGGAACATCTACGACACCATCTCTGTCATCGTAGACGAACTCTTCGCCTCCTATCTCTCCCGGCCCAATGTGCGCCAGCCTCTTCTCACCCAGTACTGCGACGGCAGGCAGGTCCAGTGCCCCGGCTGGATGACCCAGTGGGGCAGCAAATCCCTGGGCGATGATGGCTACCGGGCCATTGAGATCCTGCGCTCCTTCTACGGAGAGGACCTGTATATCAACACTGCCCAGTCCATCTCCGGCATCCCTGCCTCCTGGCCGGGATACAACCTAGAGAAGGGCTCCACCGGAGAGAAGGTCCGCCTGCTCCAGGAAGAGATCAACGGCATCCACAAAGGTTATCCCTCCATCCCGGAGGTGGCGGTAGACGGCATCTACGGTCCCGCCACCCAGGCTGCGGTGAAGAAGATCCAGTCTGTCTTTGGCCTGCCCGCCACCGGGATTGTAGACTATCCCACCTGGTATAAGATCTCGGAAGTCTATGTAGGCGTCTCCCGGATCGCCGAGCTGGATTAAAAAAAGGAACATCCCCATGGGATGTTCCTCAGACTGTAGACAAAGTTGGTGCTGGAGCCCAGCTCCAGCACCACTCTTTTTGCCAAAATGCCAACTCCCATATTTTTTTATAAAAGATAAAAAAGAATCCTGATTTTTTGTCCTGCCTTTCCCTTACATCCAGAAT
This window of the Massilistercora timonensis genome carries:
- a CDS encoding carbamoyl phosphate synthase small subunit, which gives rise to MNAFLILEDGTVFTGTSIGSQREVISEIVFNTSMTGYLEVLTDPSYAGQAVVMTYPLIGNYGVTPDMESKRAWPDGYIVRELSRMPSNFRCEGSIQDFLKEQDIPGIAGIDTRALTKILREKGTMNGMITTREDFDLEEVIPRLKAYRVGDVVSKVTCQEASVLPGNGPKVALMDFGAKNNIVRSLQQRGCQVTVYPADTSAEEIIKSNPDGIMLSNGPGDPSDCVSIIREVGKLYETDIPIFAICLGHQLMALARGGKTYKLKYGHRGGNHPVKDLSTGRVYISSQNHGYAVDASTLDPSVAQEAFVNVNDGTNEGLSYVGKRIFTVQFHPEACPGPQDSGYLFDRFMDMMKGV
- a CDS encoding A24 family peptidase, with translation MEFERYCLNLGFCCLAAAAAWTDGKERRLPDGVIKALAVLGLAARVWKALGGSGGVLAVLGEGALGALAGAGIFLLLLLVWPGAFGGGDVKFLAAGGIFLGPAGTAVAFVLSVLLAGGSCVLRRRSGREEIPFGPFLAAGMGIACWWGEALWRWYVG
- a CDS encoding transglutaminase domain-containing protein, whose translation is MRRRPRRRKKSCFTVAGLTVLATVLLGAVLFFVWQEGEGFFGALLVQEEEVPYQQVSLEEGSLGDKYYYRQIPEGDQKAYQEVLEGLREHQEEIYVHCERAERANELFALVLKDFPEIFWCDGRVTATAYSGGDPYTVLEPRYLCGVEEQKEREQEIREETREWLAGAPGEAGDFEKIQYVYETIVDQVEYKEEAPDGQNIYSVLVNRQSVCAGYAKATQYLLEQLGVFCTYVTGETREGESHAWNLVLCEGDYYYVDTTWGDPVFQSEEGEEQQGYINYDYLCCSEEELFRTHTPDGDVELPRCTSMDWNYYVVNGMYYTDYDREEILKKMNQVISEGGNPSVFKFSDEKIYEQAREGILGDLIKRAADNLGRWYDLTEVHYRYLDQESQNKITIYWQYE
- a CDS encoding peptidoglycan-binding protein is translated as MNGTNPSLTEASARGRLKVNVVSQATSRPVPEAKVSISYTGVPDSLVEQLSTDSSGQTSSLELEAPPLEYSLEESSEQQPYAEYTIQVEAPGYEPISVAGAEILPDVTALQNIALPPRSGSDPAGEVFVIPAHTLYGSYPAKIPESEIKPVTETGEIVLSRVVVPEYIVVHDGSPRDSTARDYYVRYKDYIKNVASSEIYATWPAETIRANVLAIMSFTLNRVYTEWYRNMGYDFTITSSTAFDHKWIPERNIYDTISVIVDELFASYLSRPNVRQPLLTQYCDGRQVQCPGWMTQWGSKSLGDDGYRAIEILRSFYGEDLYINTAQSISGIPASWPGYNLEKGSTGEKVRLLQEEINGIHKGYPSIPEVAVDGIYGPATQAAVKKIQSVFGLPATGIVDYPTWYKISEVYVGVSRIAELD